In one Balaenoptera acutorostrata chromosome 5, mBalAcu1.1, whole genome shotgun sequence genomic region, the following are encoded:
- the LOC103008540 gene encoding cytochrome c oxidase assembly protein COX16 homolog, mitochondrial-like has protein sequence MSKKKKLKNGQRLWKGPALGGKGKELLIIGGSFGLCEFSQIHYDAVKIKVDSELEKKLKMNKVSLESEYEKINDSTFDEWKNIQGPRPWEDPDLLQGRNPEILKTKTTCLC, from the coding sequence atgtcaaaaaaaaaaaaattaaaaaatgggcagagactcTGGAAGGGCCCTGCACTGGGAGGCAAAGGAAAGGAGTTGCTGATTATTGGAGGTTCTTTTGGTCTTTGTGAGTTTTCACAAATCCATTatgatgctgtgaagattaaagtTGATTCTGAGTtagaaaaaaagctgaaaatgaaTAAAGTGTCATTGGAATCAgagtatgagaaaataaatgactcCACTTTTGATGAGTGGAAGAATATTCAAGGACCCAGGCCTTGGGAAGATCCTGACCTTCTCCAAGGAAGAAACCCAGAAATTCTTAAGACTAAGACAACTTGCCTAtgctga